The following proteins are co-located in the Melanotaenia boesemani isolate fMelBoe1 chromosome 5, fMelBoe1.pri, whole genome shotgun sequence genome:
- the kcnip4a gene encoding Kv channel-interacting protein 4 isoform X5 produces MAAKRVMTISARVDAAVSSTDSVEDELELSAVRHRPEGLEQLEAQTRFSRKELQILYRGFKNECPSGVVNEDTFKDIYSQFFPQGDASTYAHFLFNAFDTDHNGSVSFEDFVMGLSILLRGTVQEKLIWAFNLYDINKDGYITKEEMLDIMKAIYDMMGKCTYPVLKEETPRQHVEVFFQKMDKNKDGVVTIDEFIDCCQNDENIMRSMHLFENVL; encoded by the exons ACAGCGTGGAAGATGAGCTTGAACTTTCGGCAGTCCGTCATCGTCCCGAGGGCCTGGAGCAGCTTGAAGCACAGACACGGTTCTCCCGTAAAGAGCTGCAGATCCTTTACCGCGGCTTCAAGAAT GAATGTCCTAGTGGAGTCGTTAATGAAGATACTTTCAAAGACATCTACTCGCAGTTTTTCCCACAAGGAG ATGCTTCAACATATGCACATTTCCTCTTCAACGCATTCGACACAGATCACAACGGCTCTGTGAGTTTTGAG GATTTTGTTATGGGACTTTCTATCCTCCTGAGAGGCACAgtccaggagaaactcatctgGGCTTTCAACCTTTATGATATTAATAAAGATGGATATATCACTAAAGAG GAGATGCTTGACATCATGAAGGCCATATATGACATGATGGGAAAGTGCACGTATCCTGTCCTCAAAGAGGAGACGCCTCGTCAGCATGTAGAAGTATTCTTTCAG AAGATGGATAAGAATAAAGACGGAGTGGTAACCATAGATGAGTTCATTGACTGTTGCCAAAAC gatgaaaacatcatgCGATCAATGCACCTCtttgaaaatgttctttaa
- the kcnip4a gene encoding Kv channel-interacting protein 4 isoform X2: MAAKRVMTISARVDAAVSSTGYPQIVHKRGVRARLMRLFPCSTGRKPSSSNQNSVEDELELSAVRHRPEGLEQLEAQTRFSRKELQILYRGFKNECPSGVVNEDTFKDIYSQFFPQGDASTYAHFLFNAFDTDHNGSVSFEDFVMGLSILLRGTVQEKLIWAFNLYDINKDGYITKEEMLDIMKAIYDMMGKCTYPVLKEETPRQHVEVFFQKMDKNKDGVVTIDEFIDCCQNDENIMRSMHLFENVL; encoded by the exons GTTACCCTCAGATTGTCCACAAGCGCGGGGTGAGAGCTCGACTCATGAGGCTCTTTCCATGCTCCACAGGCAGAAAGCCGTCCTCAAGTAATCAAA ACAGCGTGGAAGATGAGCTTGAACTTTCGGCAGTCCGTCATCGTCCCGAGGGCCTGGAGCAGCTTGAAGCACAGACACGGTTCTCCCGTAAAGAGCTGCAGATCCTTTACCGCGGCTTCAAGAAT GAATGTCCTAGTGGAGTCGTTAATGAAGATACTTTCAAAGACATCTACTCGCAGTTTTTCCCACAAGGAG ATGCTTCAACATATGCACATTTCCTCTTCAACGCATTCGACACAGATCACAACGGCTCTGTGAGTTTTGAG GATTTTGTTATGGGACTTTCTATCCTCCTGAGAGGCACAgtccaggagaaactcatctgGGCTTTCAACCTTTATGATATTAATAAAGATGGATATATCACTAAAGAG GAGATGCTTGACATCATGAAGGCCATATATGACATGATGGGAAAGTGCACGTATCCTGTCCTCAAAGAGGAGACGCCTCGTCAGCATGTAGAAGTATTCTTTCAG AAGATGGATAAGAATAAAGACGGAGTGGTAACCATAGATGAGTTCATTGACTGTTGCCAAAAC gatgaaaacatcatgCGATCAATGCACCTCtttgaaaatgttctttaa
- the kcnip4a gene encoding Kv channel-interacting protein 4 isoform X6 gives MGALMVIFSLQTKQRRKTTDSVEDELELSAVRHRPEGLEQLEAQTRFSRKELQILYRGFKNECPSGVVNEDTFKDIYSQFFPQGDASTYAHFLFNAFDTDHNGSVSFEDFVMGLSILLRGTVQEKLIWAFNLYDINKDGYITKEEMLDIMKAIYDMMGKCTYPVLKEETPRQHVEVFFQKMDKNKDGVVTIDEFIDCCQNDENIMRSMHLFENVL, from the exons ACAGCGTGGAAGATGAGCTTGAACTTTCGGCAGTCCGTCATCGTCCCGAGGGCCTGGAGCAGCTTGAAGCACAGACACGGTTCTCCCGTAAAGAGCTGCAGATCCTTTACCGCGGCTTCAAGAAT GAATGTCCTAGTGGAGTCGTTAATGAAGATACTTTCAAAGACATCTACTCGCAGTTTTTCCCACAAGGAG ATGCTTCAACATATGCACATTTCCTCTTCAACGCATTCGACACAGATCACAACGGCTCTGTGAGTTTTGAG GATTTTGTTATGGGACTTTCTATCCTCCTGAGAGGCACAgtccaggagaaactcatctgGGCTTTCAACCTTTATGATATTAATAAAGATGGATATATCACTAAAGAG GAGATGCTTGACATCATGAAGGCCATATATGACATGATGGGAAAGTGCACGTATCCTGTCCTCAAAGAGGAGACGCCTCGTCAGCATGTAGAAGTATTCTTTCAG AAGATGGATAAGAATAAAGACGGAGTGGTAACCATAGATGAGTTCATTGACTGTTGCCAAAAC gatgaaaacatcatgCGATCAATGCACCTCtttgaaaatgttctttaa